A genomic segment from Bosea sp. OAE506 encodes:
- a CDS encoding ergot alkaloid biosynthesis protein has product MSERILVTGGTGTTGSRVARLLAARDIPIAVATRRPSAGHEVRFDWADPASATAFENTRAAYLIAPTDRTDHLSLMKPILEQAMASGTRRFVLLSSSQLLPGDPMMGEVHAWLADNALEWAVLRPSWFMQNFSEGPHGHTIRDERTIYSATATGRVGFISADDIAEVALALLTSERSLDGDVVLTGPEAISYDEVASLASEMLSLPVRHVKLDTEELIRRHMALGMPRSYAEVLARLDEVIRLGGEDRTTDQVTRLTGREATSFRQFAEANLHFWR; this is encoded by the coding sequence ATGTCTGAGCGCATACTCGTCACTGGCGGGACCGGAACAACAGGAAGCCGCGTTGCCCGGCTTCTGGCGGCACGGGACATTCCCATCGCGGTTGCCACGCGCCGCCCATCCGCGGGCCACGAGGTGCGGTTCGACTGGGCCGATCCCGCGTCGGCCACCGCTTTCGAGAATACGCGAGCCGCCTACCTCATTGCCCCGACGGACCGGACGGATCACCTGTCGCTGATGAAGCCGATCCTCGAGCAGGCGATGGCAAGCGGCACGCGGCGCTTCGTGCTGCTTAGTTCGTCACAGCTCCTGCCCGGCGACCCTATGATGGGCGAGGTTCATGCGTGGCTTGCCGATAACGCGCTCGAATGGGCGGTGCTGCGGCCCTCATGGTTCATGCAGAACTTCTCGGAAGGTCCGCATGGCCACACCATTCGCGATGAGAGGACGATATACAGCGCGACCGCCACCGGACGGGTTGGCTTCATCAGCGCCGATGACATTGCCGAGGTGGCGCTCGCCTTGCTGACCTCCGAGCGCTCTCTGGATGGGGATGTGGTGCTCACCGGCCCCGAGGCCATAAGCTACGACGAAGTCGCGAGCCTTGCCTCCGAGATGCTCTCACTCCCTGTTCGGCACGTGAAGCTCGACACCGAGGAGCTCATCCGGCGCCATATGGCGCTCGGTATGCCGCGGAGCTACGCAGAGGTTCTGGCGCGGCTTGATGAGGTCATCCGCCTCGGGGGCGAGGATCGGACGACGGATCAGGTGACACGGCTGACAGGTCGTGAAGCGACATCATTCCGGCAATTTGCAGAAGCCAACCTGCATTTCTGGCGATAG
- a CDS encoding nuclear transport factor 2 family protein, with protein MAGKFKTFGDLLKGALGPALIATDDVLNLFAEDVAFEFPYAPDGFPKRFDGRDQLAAHLARLGPLLVFDRFDLEASHIAGDTAVLEFTCKGRGVDTGIAYDQTYISVVTLRGGRIARYKDYWNPLVVLAALGGIEAAAALAGGDVANV; from the coding sequence ATGGCTGGCAAGTTCAAGACGTTTGGAGACCTCCTAAAGGGGGCGCTCGGCCCCGCTCTGATCGCGACTGACGACGTTCTCAACCTCTTCGCCGAGGATGTGGCGTTTGAATTCCCCTACGCCCCGGACGGGTTTCCAAAGAGGTTTGACGGGCGCGACCAACTCGCAGCGCATCTAGCGCGGCTCGGCCCGCTGCTAGTGTTCGACAGGTTCGATCTCGAGGCCTCCCATATTGCCGGAGACACAGCGGTGCTGGAATTCACCTGCAAGGGGCGCGGCGTGGACACGGGCATTGCCTACGATCAGACCTACATCTCAGTGGTCACACTCCGGGGAGGACGCATCGCGCGATACAAGGATTACTGGAACCCGCTGGTCGTTCTTGCAGCGCTCGGAGGCATCGAGGCGGCTGCCGCTTTGGCTGGAGGAGATGTAGCCAATGTCTGA
- a CDS encoding MBL fold metallo-hydrolase yields the protein MALEIKILDYGDIELESSFLVLGRDCGRVRRVPTYGFLILGGPWPVVVDTGYRHNQIMETLGMRGLQFHENMIENQLAKYGVRMGDVRYVMHTHLHIDHAGKDELFPMNTTVIVNRRELEYSVSGLMHPQYPAPDIKHLIDRLHTRDALRFEDLELSGMIELFPGCYLEAAGAHTEGSMNVHVDTIEGRAILCGDVIYDFNDQIVSPFHEISANEPRTTGNHGVSKREEKAAIKKLLSVGKFLLPVHDKPAKIAHGQVVGRMDMAVPGPVVQSLPPRNWFAA from the coding sequence ATGGCGCTCGAAATCAAAATCCTCGACTATGGCGACATCGAGCTGGAGTCGAGCTTCCTCGTCCTAGGCCGCGATTGCGGCCGCGTGCGGCGCGTGCCGACCTATGGCTTCCTGATCCTCGGCGGCCCTTGGCCGGTCGTCGTCGACACCGGGTATCGCCACAACCAGATCATGGAGACGCTCGGTATGCGCGGTCTCCAGTTCCACGAGAACATGATCGAGAACCAGCTCGCCAAATACGGCGTGCGCATGGGCGACGTGCGCTATGTCATGCATACCCATCTCCATATCGACCACGCCGGAAAAGACGAACTCTTCCCGATGAACACGACGGTGATCGTGAACCGGCGCGAGCTGGAATATTCCGTCTCCGGCCTGATGCACCCGCAATACCCCGCCCCCGACATCAAGCATCTGATCGATCGGCTCCACACGCGCGACGCGCTGCGCTTCGAAGACCTCGAATTGTCGGGGATGATCGAGCTCTTCCCGGGTTGCTATCTGGAGGCCGCCGGAGCTCATACCGAGGGCTCGATGAACGTCCATGTCGACACGATCGAAGGGCGCGCCATCCTCTGCGGCGATGTGATCTACGACTTCAACGACCAGATCGTCAGCCCCTTCCACGAGATCAGCGCCAATGAGCCGCGCACCACCGGCAATCACGGCGTCTCCAAGCGCGAGGAAAAGGCCGCCATCAAGAAGCTGCTCTCGGTCGGCAAATTCCTGCTGCCGGTCCATGACAAGCCGGCCAAGATCGCCCATGGCCAGGTCGTCGGCCGGATGGACATGGCGGTACCCGGACCCGTCGTGCAGTCGCTACCGCCGCGCAACTGGTTCGCGGCTTGA
- a CDS encoding TetR-like C-terminal domain-containing protein → MEHKRSDARKKRTPSGAAVPRAELTDALYRAFFIEWAETGFAAISLERVAARAGAGKAAIYRRWSSRNAFAAEAVEALSLQIATIEDQGSLDADVRGFLFRLRAVLRHPLIRRILPDLHAEAARSPEMRALNAHVALQRRAHGLVLLERAMARRELPSTLDTELALDLIPAPLYWRMVIVGATPSRAEVIKLASAITAGLRALA, encoded by the coding sequence ATGGAACACAAGCGTTCCGACGCAAGAAAAAAACGAACTCCGTCGGGCGCCGCCGTGCCCCGGGCGGAGCTGACTGATGCGCTCTATCGCGCGTTCTTCATTGAGTGGGCGGAGACGGGATTTGCCGCCATCAGCCTCGAACGGGTCGCGGCCCGCGCAGGGGCCGGGAAGGCCGCGATCTATAGGCGGTGGTCGTCTCGCAACGCCTTCGCCGCGGAGGCGGTCGAGGCCCTCAGCCTGCAGATTGCCACGATCGAGGATCAGGGGTCGCTCGATGCCGACGTGAGAGGCTTTCTGTTTCGACTCCGTGCCGTGCTCAGGCACCCGCTAATCCGGCGCATCCTGCCGGATTTGCACGCGGAGGCGGCGCGGTCGCCAGAGATGCGAGCGCTGAACGCGCACGTAGCCCTGCAAAGGCGTGCGCACGGCCTGGTCCTCTTGGAGCGCGCGATGGCGCGTCGGGAGCTCCCATCGACACTCGATACGGAGCTCGCACTCGATCTGATCCCGGCGCCGCTCTACTGGAGGATGGTCATCGTCGGAGCGACACCCTCGCGCGCGGAGGTGATCAAGTTGGCCTCTGCCATCACCGCCGGTTTGCGCGCGCTGGCGTAG
- a CDS encoding isochorismatase family protein: protein MTTHIAVRPAFADLVDPWAPVRQLGTGFEFCEGPVWHPREQHLLFSDMPGDVRRRWDKTGVREIRRPANKCNGMTYDADLNLIVCEHATSSLIRERPDGRREVLASHFEGQELNSPNDVVVKSDGSIYFSDPWYGRMPVFGVERPRQLGFQGVYRIPPGGGEPQLLVDRYLFDQPNGLCFCPTEDRLFVNDTVQHNIRVFPILSDGRLGPGRVFASGIVSASEPGVPDGMKCDAQGNLWVCGPGGVWIYTLKGELIGRLRVPELVGNLTWGGPDWRTLFLTATHSLYAVETKIGPRMEPYMKAGGAARGHNGSAPAEPVSGVKPAATVAASGAKKAAAGYRLDPTRCALIIQDMQNDVVMEGGAFASSGSPEHCRQQNAIANASRLAQAARTRGIPVIHVWFVVEPGAPGVTMNAPLFEGLADAKALVRGTWGCAPVPGLEAQAGDHIVEKCRMSAWEGTRLETVLKALGRDVVIVTGAWTNMSIEHTARTGADKGYFMLVPEDACSTMNAEWHTASVNYAMQNVCVVTDVDTVTAAWA from the coding sequence ATGACCACGCACATCGCAGTCCGCCCCGCCTTCGCCGATCTCGTCGATCCCTGGGCGCCGGTCCGGCAGCTCGGCACGGGCTTCGAATTCTGCGAAGGGCCGGTCTGGCATCCGCGCGAGCAGCACCTGCTCTTCTCCGACATGCCGGGCGACGTCCGCCGCCGCTGGGACAAGACCGGCGTGCGCGAGATCAGACGACCGGCGAACAAATGCAACGGCATGACCTATGATGCCGACCTCAACCTGATCGTCTGCGAGCACGCGACCTCCTCCTTGATCCGTGAGCGGCCGGATGGGCGCCGCGAGGTGCTGGCCTCGCATTTCGAGGGGCAGGAGCTCAACAGCCCCAATGATGTCGTGGTGAAGTCCGACGGCTCGATCTATTTTTCCGATCCCTGGTATGGCCGCATGCCGGTCTTCGGCGTGGAGCGCCCGCGGCAGCTCGGCTTCCAGGGCGTCTACCGCATCCCACCTGGCGGGGGCGAACCCCAGCTTCTGGTCGATCGCTATCTCTTCGACCAGCCCAACGGGCTGTGCTTCTGCCCGACAGAGGATCGGCTCTTCGTCAACGATACCGTGCAGCACAATATCCGGGTCTTCCCGATCCTCTCCGACGGACGGCTCGGACCGGGACGCGTCTTCGCTTCCGGCATCGTCTCGGCGAGCGAGCCCGGCGTCCCGGACGGCATGAAATGCGACGCCCAGGGCAATCTCTGGGTGTGCGGACCGGGCGGCGTCTGGATCTATACACTCAAGGGCGAGCTGATCGGCAGGCTGCGCGTGCCCGAACTTGTCGGTAACCTGACCTGGGGCGGCCCGGACTGGCGCACGCTGTTCCTTACCGCGACTCATTCGCTCTATGCCGTCGAGACCAAGATCGGCCCGCGAATGGAGCCCTATATGAAGGCCGGCGGCGCGGCGCGCGGCCATAACGGCAGCGCTCCAGCCGAGCCCGTTTCGGGCGTCAAGCCCGCGGCGACCGTCGCCGCCAGCGGCGCGAAGAAGGCCGCGGCTGGCTACCGTCTCGACCCGACCCGCTGCGCCCTGATCATCCAGGACATGCAGAACGACGTCGTCATGGAGGGCGGCGCCTTCGCCTCCTCGGGATCCCCGGAGCATTGCCGACAACAGAACGCGATCGCCAACGCCTCCAGGCTGGCGCAGGCGGCGCGCACCCGCGGCATTCCGGTCATCCACGTCTGGTTTGTGGTCGAGCCCGGCGCGCCGGGCGTGACCATGAACGCCCCGCTCTTTGAGGGGCTTGCCGACGCGAAGGCGCTGGTGCGCGGGACCTGGGGCTGCGCCCCGGTACCGGGGTTGGAGGCCCAGGCCGGCGACCATATCGTCGAGAAATGCCGCATGAGCGCCTGGGAGGGCACGCGGCTGGAAACGGTGCTGAAGGCGCTGGGCCGCGACGTCGTCATCGTCACCGGCGCCTGGACAAACATGTCGATCGAGCACACCGCCCGCACAGGCGCCGACAAGGGCTATTTCATGCTGGTGCCGGAGGACGCTTGTTCGACTATGAACGCCGAATGGCACACGGCTTCGGTGAACTACGCGATGCAGAACGTCTGCGTGGTCACGGATGTCGATACCGTGACCGCCGCATGGGCGTGA
- a CDS encoding amidohydrolase family protein: protein MTGIVDSHFHIWRQADLPWLLGPMQPRIFGPYEPIRRDYPVAEYLADCRACGVTEAVYVQANWAPARHLDEVAFVTQASEETGFPIAIVAYADMLAEDVRPQLDALALNPRVRGVRMQLHWHANPLYRFASGPDLCRDPQLQENLGWLADYGFSFDLQVFAPQMPGAAELAAACPRVSFVLQHAGMLEDLSPEGVEQWRTGMSALAAQPNIVSKLSGLGTFLRRNDPQHIAFVAMETIALFGPERCLFGSNFPIEKLWTSYAELIGAHRAAVPASAADHVFNHTARRVYCLAQP from the coding sequence ATGACCGGCATCGTCGACTCGCATTTCCATATCTGGCGCCAGGCTGATCTGCCCTGGCTGCTCGGTCCAATGCAGCCGCGCATCTTCGGCCCCTATGAGCCGATCCGGCGCGATTACCCAGTCGCCGAATACCTCGCAGACTGCCGGGCCTGCGGCGTCACCGAGGCGGTCTACGTCCAGGCGAACTGGGCGCCGGCGCGCCATCTCGACGAGGTCGCCTTCGTCACGCAGGCGTCGGAAGAGACGGGCTTCCCGATCGCCATCGTCGCCTATGCCGACATGCTGGCCGAGGACGTCCGCCCGCAGCTCGATGCGCTGGCGCTCAATCCGCGGGTGCGCGGGGTGCGGATGCAGCTGCACTGGCACGCCAACCCGCTCTACCGCTTCGCGAGCGGCCCCGATCTCTGCCGGGACCCGCAACTGCAGGAAAATCTCGGCTGGCTCGCGGATTATGGCTTCAGCTTCGACCTGCAGGTCTTCGCGCCGCAGATGCCGGGAGCGGCTGAACTCGCCGCCGCCTGTCCGCGGGTGAGTTTCGTCCTCCAGCATGCCGGGATGCTGGAGGACCTGTCGCCGGAGGGCGTGGAGCAATGGCGGACGGGCATGAGCGCGCTGGCCGCCCAGCCCAACATCGTGAGCAAGCTCTCGGGCCTCGGCACCTTCCTGCGCCGGAACGACCCGCAGCACATCGCCTTCGTCGCCATGGAAACGATCGCACTGTTCGGGCCCGAGCGCTGCCTTTTCGGCTCCAATTTCCCGATCGAGAAGCTCTGGACGAGCTATGCCGAGCTGATCGGCGCCCATCGCGCCGCCGTGCCCGCGAGCGCGGCGGACCATGTCTTCAATCACACGGCGCGGCGGGTCTACTGCCTCGCCCAGCCCTGA
- a CDS encoding VWA domain-containing protein, translated as MIAALPAAARLLVAFPTLLRGHGFSVAPEQTTSFLMAVELLGPRSIEHVRKAAVATLAPQPEQRILFDALFDLHFLGAIAEPGDEDFAPDEEMAVQEDAGSREILVGEEVNETGQAATGAEALSVRALQPADETEVLRRFARVLPTALPRRRGYRHRGARRGQSVDLARSLRAAIRHDGEVMSLKKLRRVTRPRPILLLIDISGSMKQRSDANLALAHAVVQAAPRAEIFTFGTRLTRVTRALRLRRREQALSEAAGLVADWDGGTRIGDALQAFLAVPRFASYARGAVVVVLSDGLERGDPAALVSAVARLAARAHRIDWLTPLAADPGYRPETEALRLIAPALASLSNGGSTARICRHILLLGGSAAA; from the coding sequence ATGATCGCTGCCCTCCCCGCCGCCGCGCGCCTGTTGGTCGCCTTTCCCACGCTGCTGCGCGGGCATGGATTTTCGGTCGCGCCCGAGCAGACGACGAGTTTCCTGATGGCGGTCGAGCTGCTCGGCCCGCGTAGCATCGAGCATGTGCGCAAGGCAGCCGTGGCGACGCTCGCACCCCAGCCTGAGCAGCGCATCCTGTTCGACGCGCTGTTCGACCTGCATTTCCTCGGCGCCATCGCCGAGCCGGGCGACGAGGATTTCGCACCCGACGAGGAGATGGCGGTCCAGGAGGATGCAGGCTCGCGAGAAATCCTGGTCGGCGAAGAAGTCAACGAGACCGGACAGGCCGCGACGGGAGCGGAGGCCCTGTCGGTGCGGGCGCTGCAGCCTGCCGACGAAACCGAGGTGCTGCGCCGCTTCGCCCGCGTGCTGCCCACGGCCCTGCCCCGCCGCCGCGGCTACCGGCACCGCGGCGCCAGGCGTGGCCAGAGCGTCGATCTCGCCCGCAGCCTCCGCGCCGCGATCCGGCATGACGGCGAGGTGATGAGCCTGAAGAAACTCCGGCGCGTCACGCGGCCCCGCCCGATCCTGCTGCTGATCGACATCTCCGGCTCGATGAAACAGCGCAGCGACGCCAATCTCGCCCTCGCCCATGCGGTGGTGCAGGCGGCGCCGCGCGCCGAAATCTTCACCTTCGGCACCAGGCTGACGCGGGTGACCCGCGCGCTGCGCCTGAGGCGGCGCGAGCAGGCGCTGAGCGAAGCGGCCGGCCTCGTCGCCGACTGGGATGGCGGCACCCGCATCGGCGATGCGCTCCAGGCCTTTCTCGCGGTGCCGCGCTTCGCCTCATATGCGCGCGGCGCCGTCGTCGTCGTGCTATCGGACGGGCTGGAGCGTGGCGACCCCGCGGCGCTGGTCTCCGCCGTGGCGAGGCTGGCGGCCCGCGCCCACCGCATCGACTGGCTGACGCCGCTCGCCGCCGATCCCGGCTATCGCCCCGAGACCGAGGCGCTGCGCCTGATCGCGCCTGCGCTCGCGAGCCTGAGTAATGGCGGCAGCACGGCGCGGATTTGCCGCCACATCCTATTGCTCGGAGGCTCGGCCGCAGCATGA
- a CDS encoding molybdopterin cofactor-binding domain-containing protein, giving the protein MLEMRKDLFADERDDNLNVVGKPIQRQDMPGHVTGLTRYFDDHAFDGLLHLKVVRSPHASARIRSIDVSAAMRAPGVKRVLRAADVPVNKNTLLSLIGFGKDDEPSLAVDKVHYKGEPVVAIIAETEAQALAAKALVRIDYEPMPAVFDVEEALKPGSPVVNETYPANYFEYHERFDHQKLRFGDVERAFASADMVIEHRYQMSPIEHAPTETNGSIAAPEQNGRFVVHSCAQGLFFSLGTTAKIVAVESNRLHFIGGTVGGGFGGKVDSLTEPLAVLGAMMTGRPVRFVLDREEEMLYGSPRGAERIYIKDGLMRDGRIIGRYIRSYFDAGAYTRLSSYAAIKCTAHLPGPYWIPNVASDVHVAYTNRCPSTAMRGFGITAVDFALEVQMDRLAEAAAMDPMEFRLLNAYRDGDMKPHRRKASNTALIECVQVAAGKANWPISEQGKRQSSLVGGGAAERGQIPATVLDARGQIGRPDTRNSGPTQTLPAGTSRIALSKQPVMEGARDSRAAPTQVPRYEPAGPAAAAPPAYAAQPAQAPPAPPSPYEPVAGQQAPAYQPPPVPTSPAPSGPSQTQHGAVRFSSVFGTRRR; this is encoded by the coding sequence ATGCTGGAAATGCGCAAGGACCTCTTCGCCGACGAGCGCGACGACAATCTCAACGTCGTCGGCAAACCCATCCAGCGTCAGGACATGCCGGGTCACGTGACCGGGCTGACACGCTATTTCGATGATCACGCCTTCGATGGGCTGCTGCATCTCAAGGTGGTGCGCAGCCCCCATGCGAGCGCCCGTATCCGGTCGATCGACGTCTCGGCGGCGATGCGGGCGCCGGGCGTCAAGCGCGTGCTGCGCGCCGCCGACGTGCCGGTCAACAAGAACACGCTGCTGAGCCTGATCGGCTTCGGCAAGGATGACGAACCGTCGCTCGCGGTCGACAAGGTGCATTACAAGGGCGAGCCGGTGGTCGCCATCATCGCCGAGACCGAGGCCCAGGCGCTGGCCGCGAAGGCGCTGGTCCGCATCGACTACGAGCCGATGCCGGCTGTGTTCGATGTCGAGGAGGCGCTGAAGCCGGGCTCGCCCGTCGTCAACGAGACCTATCCCGCCAATTATTTCGAATATCATGAGCGTTTCGACCATCAGAAGCTGCGCTTCGGCGACGTCGAGCGCGCTTTCGCCAGTGCGGACATGGTGATCGAGCATCGCTACCAGATGTCGCCGATCGAGCATGCGCCAACCGAGACCAACGGCTCGATCGCGGCACCGGAACAGAATGGCCGTTTCGTCGTGCATTCCTGCGCGCAAGGACTGTTCTTCTCGCTCGGAACGACGGCGAAAATCGTCGCGGTGGAGTCAAACCGCCTGCATTTCATCGGTGGCACGGTCGGCGGCGGCTTCGGCGGTAAGGTGGATTCGCTGACCGAGCCGCTGGCCGTGCTCGGCGCCATGATGACGGGTCGCCCGGTCCGCTTCGTGCTCGATCGCGAAGAGGAGATGCTCTACGGCTCGCCGCGCGGTGCCGAGCGCATCTACATCAAGGATGGGCTGATGCGCGACGGGCGCATCATCGGCCGCTACATCCGCAGCTATTTCGACGCCGGCGCGTATACGCGGCTCTCCAGTTATGCCGCCATCAAGTGCACGGCGCATCTGCCGGGGCCGTACTGGATCCCCAACGTCGCCTCCGACGTCCATGTCGCCTACACCAATCGCTGCCCGTCCACCGCCATGCGCGGCTTCGGCATCACGGCCGTGGATTTCGCACTCGAGGTCCAGATGGACCGGCTCGCGGAAGCGGCCGCCATGGATCCGATGGAGTTCCGCCTCCTCAACGCCTATCGCGACGGCGACATGAAGCCCCATCGCCGGAAGGCCTCCAACACGGCGCTGATCGAATGCGTCCAGGTCGCGGCAGGGAAGGCGAACTGGCCAATCTCGGAACAGGGCAAGCGGCAATCGTCTTTGGTGGGCGGCGGTGCCGCCGAGCGCGGCCAGATCCCTGCGACCGTTCTGGATGCGCGCGGCCAGATCGGCCGGCCCGACACCCGCAATTCGGGCCCCACGCAGACCCTGCCAGCCGGCACCTCTCGCATCGCCCTCAGCAAGCAGCCCGTGATGGAAGGGGCGCGAGACAGCCGCGCCGCGCCGACGCAGGTGCCCCGCTACGAACCCGCTGGGCCGGCCGCGGCGGCACCGCCAGCCTATGCGGCGCAGCCGGCGCAGGCACCGCCGGCGCCACCCTCGCCCTACGAGCCCGTAGCCGGCCAGCAGGCGCCGGCCTACCAGCCGCCGCCCGTGCCGACCTCACCCGCTCCATCCGGCCCCAGCCAGACACAGCATGGCGCGGTGCGCTTTTCATCCGTCTTCGGCACGAGGAGGCGCTGA
- a CDS encoding MoxR family ATPase, giving the protein MALRTTVAGLSSPEDLARALTGAMYLADDGIATAGYLSLALGKPLLLEGAPGVGKTEAAKAIAGILGRQLIRLQCFEGIDASAALYEWNYPRQMLAIRQAREGETLDIYRDDFLIERPMLTALRRPESTVLLIDEIDRSDHEFEAFLLEFLSDFSISIPERGTLRAAERPVVVLTSNRTRELHEALRRRCVYHYIAYPEPEREAQIIMMRSSAVAEGTARAVVHAIGLLRQEPLAKPPGVAEAVDWAEAATALAQAGAPWPEAFRRSLGAAIKDEEDFVHLRPRLPLIIPGLAA; this is encoded by the coding sequence ATGGCCCTCAGGACCACCGTCGCCGGCCTATCCAGCCCCGAGGACCTCGCCCGGGCGCTGACGGGAGCGATGTATCTCGCCGATGACGGCATTGCCACGGCCGGCTACCTTTCGCTCGCGCTCGGCAAGCCGCTGCTGCTCGAGGGCGCACCTGGCGTCGGCAAGACCGAGGCCGCCAAGGCGATCGCCGGGATCCTGGGGCGCCAGTTGATCCGGCTGCAATGCTTCGAGGGGATCGACGCTTCGGCTGCGCTCTACGAATGGAACTATCCGCGCCAGATGCTGGCGATCCGCCAGGCGCGCGAGGGCGAGACGCTCGACATCTACCGCGACGATTTCCTGATCGAGCGGCCGATGCTCACCGCGCTGCGGCGCCCGGAGTCGACCGTGCTGCTGATCGACGAAATTGACCGATCGGATCATGAATTCGAGGCCTTCCTGCTCGAATTCCTCTCTGATTTCTCGATATCGATCCCGGAGCGCGGGACCTTGCGGGCAGCCGAACGCCCAGTCGTCGTCCTGACCTCAAACCGCACACGGGAGCTGCACGAGGCGCTTCGGCGCCGCTGCGTCTACCATTACATCGCGTATCCAGAGCCCGAGCGGGAAGCGCAGATCATCATGATGCGCTCCTCCGCCGTCGCGGAAGGGACTGCCCGCGCCGTCGTCCACGCGATCGGGCTGCTGCGGCAGGAGCCGCTGGCCAAGCCGCCGGGCGTGGCGGAGGCCGTGGACTGGGCGGAAGCCGCGACGGCGCTCGCCCAGGCCGGAGCGCCGTGGCCGGAGGCCTTCCGCCGCTCGCTCGGCGCGGCGATCAAGGACGAGGAGGATTTCGTCCACTTGCGCCCCCGCCTGCCGTTGATCATCCCGGGGCTGGCGGCATGA
- a CDS encoding DUF4269 domain-containing protein — MQDVTYETALARSGALEVLAAYDPHIVGTLPLDIAIPGSDIDIACHAPDPLAFASAVWTAFASCERFSIDQWVGGGRPVVASFRILDWDIEIFGAHVPVREQPAWRHFDIERRLLDLVGPGLRSDVMQLRLAGLKTEPAFAAAIGLKGDAYVKLLELQTLSDHELASMTASLRL; from the coding sequence ATGCAAGATGTTACATACGAGACTGCCCTCGCCCGGTCAGGCGCGCTTGAGGTTCTGGCAGCCTATGATCCCCACATTGTTGGGACACTGCCGCTCGACATCGCCATCCCTGGTAGCGATATCGACATCGCCTGCCATGCTCCCGATCCCCTGGCATTCGCATCGGCAGTGTGGACGGCCTTCGCCTCATGCGAACGATTTTCAATCGATCAATGGGTTGGTGGCGGGAGGCCGGTCGTCGCCTCGTTTCGCATTCTCGACTGGGACATAGAGATCTTTGGAGCACATGTGCCGGTCAGGGAGCAGCCTGCCTGGCGGCACTTCGACATCGAGAGGCGTCTGCTCGACTTGGTCGGACCAGGTTTACGCAGTGACGTCATGCAGCTTAGACTGGCCGGATTGAAGACGGAGCCGGCTTTCGCCGCTGCGATAGGCCTGAAGGGTGATGCCTACGTTAAACTCCTAGAGTTGCAGACTTTATCTGACCACGAACTCGCGTCGATGACGGCATCTTTGAGACTTTGA
- a CDS encoding molybdopterin cofactor-binding domain-containing protein — protein MARHEGRGMASVNYPIGMNLGGDPSQALIHSNPDGKFTVALSAIDLGQGMKQVSRQIAAETLGVPVEDVYVDTADSDTGPHDMGSFASRGTHRMGNAIIVAAREARGVLLEAAAEELEVDAGDLVTDGRGNIHVRGAPSRSITVKATAQAAQFKQGKTIAGRGIFLIPLSAVDAETGEMNPNTAFAHACLVADVAVDDETGEVEVLRMTSAYELGRVINPRMVEQQLVGGAWMGISHALYETPEPYYPDPAHGPRDFNEYLMPGPGEIAPYHVTVLERPAPDGPFGGKGPGEMCANPVLPAIANAVYNAVGVRVDELPITPEKILRGLKSNGGVKPGPRRGGPVNWR, from the coding sequence ATGGCCCGTCACGAAGGTCGCGGCATGGCTTCGGTCAATTATCCCATCGGAATGAATCTCGGCGGAGATCCCAGCCAGGCGCTGATCCATTCCAATCCCGACGGCAAGTTCACGGTCGCGCTGTCGGCGATCGATCTCGGCCAGGGCATGAAGCAGGTCTCGCGGCAGATCGCGGCGGAAACCCTCGGCGTGCCCGTGGAAGACGTCTATGTCGATACGGCTGACAGCGATACCGGGCCGCACGATATGGGGTCCTTCGCGTCACGCGGCACGCATCGCATGGGCAACGCGATCATCGTTGCGGCCCGCGAGGCACGCGGCGTGTTGCTGGAAGCAGCCGCCGAGGAGCTCGAGGTCGACGCCGGCGACCTCGTCACCGACGGGCGCGGCAACATCCATGTGCGTGGCGCGCCATCCCGTTCGATCACGGTCAAGGCCACCGCCCAGGCCGCGCAGTTCAAGCAGGGCAAGACCATTGCCGGGCGCGGCATCTTCCTGATTCCACTCTCGGCGGTCGATGCCGAGACCGGCGAGATGAACCCCAATACCGCCTTCGCCCATGCCTGCCTGGTGGCGGATGTCGCGGTGGACGACGAGACCGGCGAAGTCGAGGTGCTTAGGATGACCAGCGCCTATGAACTCGGCCGGGTGATCAATCCGCGCATGGTCGAGCAGCAGCTCGTCGGCGGCGCCTGGATGGGCATCAGCCACGCGCTCTACGAGACGCCCGAACCCTATTATCCCGATCCGGCTCATGGCCCGCGCGACTTCAACGAATATCTGATGCCCGGGCCGGGAGAGATCGCGCCCTATCACGTCACGGTGTTGGAGCGCCCGGCGCCCGACGGGCCCTTCGGCGGCAAGGGCCCCGGCGAGATGTGTGCCAATCCGGTCCTGCCGGCCATCGCCAACGCCGTCTACAACGCGGTCGGCGTGCGCGTCGACGAGCTGCCGATCACGCCCGAGAAAATCCTGCGTGGTCTCAAGTCCAATGGCGGAGTCAAACCCGGCCCGCGCCGCGGCGGTCCCGTGAACTGGCGGTAA